aacaaaactaatatatatatatactataatattaaaatatttagaataaaataataatttgttaaaGGGCATATTTGCTAATATGTGATATTAATGAGATGATTgagctattttactacaaaattaaaaatatggacatttacttactttcacacatcATTAAGGGTCATTTTGCACGTGCCCCATAAATTAATCTAAATCTTGCTTCTATAAGAAGAACATTAAACTTATTTTTCACATACCACTAGTTTGTAAAGTGTTTTCCTatcaaattaataaaaaagaaaaacattaaGTACGAGTTTGAAATCTTGTAACTGTGTTTAATTGTAAATATAGGAATcttatttattattctcaaaacttaatttaaaattcataattataatattttttatactaACAATTTTCTATGGCTTAAAAGAAAAACCTCCTATCAAGTATGAGATTAGTGAAGATTACCATTCAATTGAAAGATTACACCATACCAACCAATGATTTCTCAGTTGCTTTGCTACTAAAATAAGAAACAACAATAATTACAAAATGAAAAACGACATCCTAGCATTGAACGACAAACTTTGATCATAAACAAACGATAACCTTATTATATTTATCAGCCCAATATTAAATTTTTCAACAATTAGATCGACGGCGAAGTCACCGTCGGTATGGAGGAGACCAGATGAAAAAAATTTATGATACTACGTTAAGAGAAAGGAGTATATTTTTACATGGTATTAGAATCAAGATATTGGCCcaatttttcattaatagaaCTTTTTAATGTGATATAAACTCTAAAATATGTTGTAGTGATTGTTCTACATTGTAGCATATAAATAGCACTGATTCCTTAGCTGTATGTATGCATGGCATTCTTGATAACAAAAACTCCGTCAAAAATTTTGAGTCGACGAATGTTAAGGAAACTATTTGTTGCAATCTCTTCTAAATTCAAAATAGAATCCTGGGTCTCGAACAGTGATTGGATTGATGATAAAGAAAGAGAGCTCTTGGTTCAGTTCTCCGCCTTAACGACAGAAAAAAGGATTGATCAAATTCTATTGAGTCTGACTCATAGTGATCATTTATCATTATTAGTAGAATACGCACGTTATTCATTGATTTAAGAAAGTACAAAAAGATAGCGAAATATATAGTACATTTAGCATTTCTCCAATTGAGCCACTCACTCAACAATTTCTTTTTTCATTTCATGGTAACCAAATTCCCAATTATGATCAAACATAAATAGATACCCACAATGATGATGATACTAAACAAAAGAATAAGAATGCATACACATGGGAAATCAGCATTATCTGGCAACTAGGATATTTAAATGATCTCACCTACAACAAAATCAAGCCTCTTCAAGTTTACCTTCCAATTAAAGATGCAAAAAGAAATTGAATAAGCATTGGGTAAAAGAAATATATAATTAGCAAATCAGGGTATTTCGTATATATCTACATGTTACAACATCCAAAAGCTCACCTAACCTTAGATATTGCTCTATGAAGAATCCTATAAGTATTCTCATTAGGTTCACAACCTTCCATTACCAGAGCTTTGAACAAAGAGAGAATTTCATATAAATGACCTCTCCACAACATTGCCTCCATTATGGTGTTGTAAATTTCTACACTAGATTTGTTATTGAGAGATCCTCTACTTCTGAGATGTTCGAAAAGCTTCCATGCAATTCCAAGAAACCCATtatggcaaagtttgccaagaaGCGAGTTGAAAGTTATGAGATGGGATTTCTTCAACCCCTGACACACCATGTCATCTAATAACTTCACACATTCAGAAGATTTTCCTAATTTGGCAAAGTGCTGAATCAAACAAACATAACTCACACCACTGAGCTGGAGACATTCGGTTTTCATGCGACGTAAAACCCTTTGAATCGTGGAAGAGTTGCCCTCTTTGCAAGCAGCAGACAAAATGGTATTGAGGGAAATCAGATCAGGACCATTTGCACCCCATTCAAAGCAGTCTAAGAGCTCCAAAGCTTCATGCACCTTATTCTCCAAACAAAAACCCTTTAAGATTGTGTTGTATGAAACATTGTTGGGCACAAGGCCTCTTTCTGTCATATTCTTCAATAAAGATAAAGCTTTTTCTGAATTGTTCTTGCAGCATAAACAATGGAGGAAAATATTATACACAACCACGTCCAAAGTAATGCGCGTCAAAATCAAATCAGACATCAGTTTATAAGCAATACCAATCTTACCCCTTTTTAGAAGACTTCCACCCAGAGAAGCATATGTGTGTGAATCGAAGGAAAACCCTTTCTGATCAATCAACAAAAGAAGCTCATAAATCTCTTTCACTCTATCTTGAAGACCAAGTTCGCGAAGAACAATATTGTATGTGATCAAGTCTGGATCACACCCTTCTCTTTCCATCTTGGCCAACAAGTCTAATGCCTCTCCAATCTTACCACTATCACAAAGCAATTTTATCACTGTAGTGTATGTTATAACATTGGGCCTACAACCACAACTTTCCATTTCATCTAAGCAGCATCGAACATCTTCCCATTGGCATTCTCTACCAAATCCATAAATTAATGCGGTATAAGAGCAGATGTTATGTACAACACCctttttcttcatcaaacaaAACAACGCTAGACCGATGGAACTCTGACCAGTTCTACATAAAGCCCATAGAACCGAATTATAAACATATGAACCATAACTGTGACCCTTGTGCAGAAGAAGAGAGCTCACTTGAAATGCCTCTTTAAGCATGCAAGCTTTGCTAAGCTTAGAGATCAATAAATTTAAGCTGCTTTCAGTTGGATTATAATCCAATCTTAACATAAACTTGCATACACTAAGTGAATCGACTAAACTCCCTgcctccaacattttcttcaatatTTTAGACAATGTCGTAAATGAAGGTGTAAACCCAGTGGCATACATTTCTTCAGCAATAATGTAGCTATCCACGGCGTAATCAAGAGAAAGCATACCGTTGATGAGCGTATTAAAAGTTGATGCATTAGGAGGACCAAATTTTTTCATGGAATTATACAGCTCAACAAAGACCAACTTTGGGAATGATGCATTTGGAGATTTTAAGAAATAATATACCAAAGCATTATAATCATAAACAGTTGCCTTTCCATGTATTTCTCTCATAGAATCCAAGGTATACAGAGCTTCACTTAAATGACCAGATCTCGCAAAACTCTGCATCCTAAACTGCAAATCTTTGTAGTCAGAATCATAAGCATTGCTCCCTCTTGAGAAATCATAAGCTTTAAAAGCACTGGTTGAATAAAACTTCACGAAATCAAGACCATGCTTCCAAAAAGTTCTCGACTGCTTTAATATAAGAATCTCACAAAGCAACATTACTTGAACAAAGTCGTTGTAGACCAAATATTGCAACAAAACTGCATCAAGTAACTCTCATAAATAGATTCAGCTTCTGTTAAAAAATACAAATGAAACATGGTtacaaagtttaaaaaagaagaTAAAGCATACACAGAAGCCCACAAGAAAATCATGCTTTAAATTGAACCTTCAATGAAACACAAAAACCagattttatgcaccaaaacatgCTTCAAAATGAGTAATAATTTATGTATCTCAACACCTATATCTGTAAATAAAATAagttttatttacaaaaaataaggACAAAGAACATCATACTAATTCGACAAAATAATCCATTAATCCAAATCCACAAATTCAGATGAATATTTACAGAAACGACCAACATATACAATAAAAACAACCCAATAAGTAGTATAAATTCAAATACCTAAAATTCCAAATCAAAAACATATTTTTCTTATGACCAAAGACGTATTGCCCAAGACAAGAACAAAAAACACAAACTTTATTTATGAGAAATAATATTGAATAAAGTTTTAGAAAAAGAATGACTAGGAAACCACTATTTAGAGACAAAAAATGTAGAAACTATCAACAATTAATGTAAATTATTCATATAAATGGAAAGTGTTTTTTTAACAATTCTATTGTTCTCATTATGCAATGAAGCAAACTAAACTAAAAGTCTAGGTTTGAACAAATACTAACATCGATTTCGAGCTGAAAATGGAAGTGTATGGAAAGATGCATGTGTGAGAGTAAGTAAGAATGAATGACAGTACATGAAGAAAACACTCAATTCATATTCACTTACCATGTTTTTAAAGCGAGAAGACAGATCAAGAGAGAGAGCTAGGGTTTTGGAGAACTTTTTGAAGCTGTAGTAGTCACCTGCAGAAAAGAAGAGGATAGTGAGATGTAGTCGTCACCTCCCATAAAAAAATCTCATAAAGACATAAACTCAATCCATAAAAAAGTCTAATATTCAAAAAGTTCCataagaagtaaaaaaaaaaatcctatagACTTGAGTTTATTCAAAACCGATTTGAAAGTCCCAAAAGTAGAGTAAAATGAAATGATAAATTTGTGCAAAATAATAACGATTAATTAATAGATGAGAGACCACAACAAAATATTCAGGTTCAATATGACAGATTTCAAACATGTTAAGCAAAACTTCAATTCAAAATTTCAGATTCAGCAAACAGAGCAGAACAGAGCATACATAGGATGCACAAATTTCACATATTAAGCAAAAAATTAAGAAGAAAAACCAACCAAAATATCACAAGACACATCCATAACAGGAAGACACCACAATTCACAAGGAAAGAAGATGAAACTGCAAAAACATACAAgtcaataatatattaaaaaatataactaaatgaTGAACACTGCACAATAACTTATTAATTGAAACAGCCCATGAAACCACCACACCACATTAATCAATTGAGTTTTTATAATGAAATGAAACAAAGAAAGAAATGTTCCTGGACTATTTAAACCTAGGCAAATCAAGAAAAGAAAGCAAAATCACAACTATTCTGTATCTATTTATGCCTAGCTGGGAAATTCATGATCAtaaaacacaaagaaaaagaaaatatctCAGAAAGGAAAGAAAATTTCTTACAAATACATATGCTATTTTCTATCTATACACAAATATCtcagagagagagggagagagagagtgtagTTATGTGTAATTAAGTGACCACATTAATTGAAACTTAACTTTTCTGCAGATAAGTTCTCTGAAGTTATGGAGAAGAACATGTCCAAGGACACCCTCTTCTCAGGTACATACATACTTttataatttttcattttattttgtaacatatataaatgtcttatttattttaattagtaGTTTATTGTTTTAGGTTTGGATTTGAGAAAAGGGCATCATCGGAAAAACTACAGAAAGAGCATGAGGAGAAAACATCAAGAATCAAAGCACTGAAAAGACAAATCGAATCGacaaagcttagattggaaaagatgAGGAAGTCAGTAGTCCCTGATGAGGACAAAATGGAAGCTTTTAAAACTTTGACTGAGATATATAACATCATGAGTCAAGAGTACAAGGCTCTGTTGGTTTGAGTGCTAGGCAAAATCACTTAATTGAAAAGTCAAGTTGCCCCAACAAAATTGCAAGAAAGATATTTATTTACTCACGGTTGAAATAGTATCCATATAGCCAATATTATCCTAGGAGATGAGTAATCTAGGAATTGTGCCTTTCCAGTCTTTAAAAAGATTAGCAGGCAGAGAGAACTGCTTTGCAGAAGTGCTCTTCGGTGGCACTTGAGTCTCTTTGGTGTTTGACATAACAAAATCTGGCCTTGATGATTGAGAGAACATCAGGTCGATTCTAGGAGTCACTGGACAAGCCTGGGTTAATGCTAGCACAAATGACGGTTTTTAACATTCAAGAAAACTAACTAAATTGAAATCATTTCATTACATGAACCTAGCTATTTGTGGTTTTTTTTAGCAATCTGAATAATATCCTTTTTGCCAGTTGCATCCTTTAAACAATAATGGATCACAAACACAAAACTGGCAACAAGTGAAAAGATTTCTACAATAATGACAAGCCATCTATTTATGTATCAGAATAGAATGTGCCAATTGTCATCAACTATATACATATAACTCAGAATCAAAAAATAACTCTATGACAGATTTTGGACCATATGTAAGACAAACAAACAGGCTATTCTCTTTCTTTTCCTGTTCATTTCAAATTTCTCAAGATTCCATTAAAATGAGTTAATGAGGTTCAAAACACCAAAAATGAGAATACTACCTTTAATTAAACTCATCTTTGTACCAATTCATAACCACAAATCCAAACATTCTATAATGAATGTTTTCTTAGAAAGAAATGTACCTGACCATTGTAATTACTCTTTCCAATGTGAGGCTGAGGCGTGAGCAGAGACCACCATGAGGAGCAAAGAGGAAAAGCCTCAACCACCATGAGGCTGAGGCCTAACTCACCTAAGCAGTAGTGAGCACTAGCAAAACAACCGTGAACGTGAGGCTGAAGGCTTGAGGGGCGTGGGAGCAGGATTCGCTAGAAATCTCACCTCTAGTGCTAACACGAATACAATTGCATCAACGAGAAGTAGAATTTGAGCTGACTATGAAACCTTGGCCAACCTACAAACAAAGCGAGCATATTAGACTAATAGATGGCACACAAACAAAGCAAATGGATTAAAGTAATTTGATGCTTTCTTAAAATGATCAAAGGG
The Humulus lupulus chromosome 6, drHumLupu1.1, whole genome shotgun sequence DNA segment above includes these coding regions:
- the LOC133781592 gene encoding pentatricopeptide repeat-containing protein At3g04760, chloroplastic-like; translation: MLLCEILILKQSRTFWKHGLDFVKFYSTSAFKAYDFSRGSNAYDSDYKDLQFRMQSFARSGHLSEALYTLDSMREIHGKATVYDYNALVYYFLKSPNASFPKLVFVELYNSMKKFGPPNASTFNTLINGMLSLDYAVDSYIIAEEMYATGFTPSFTTLSKILKKMLEAGSLVDSLSVCKFMLRLDYNPTESSLNLLISKLSKACMLKEAFQVSSLLLHKGHSYGSYVYNSVLWALCRTGQSSIGLALFCLMKKKGVVHNICSYTALIYGFGRECQWEDVRCCLDEMESCGCRPNVITYTTVIKLLCDSGKIGEALDLLAKMEREGCDPDLITYNIVLRELGLQDRVKEIYELLLLIDQKGFSFDSHTYASLGGSLLKRGKIGIAYKLMSDLILTRITLDVVVYNIFLHCLCCKNNSEKALSLLKNMTERGLVPNNVSYNTILKGFCLENKVHEALELLDCFEWGANGPDLISLNTILSAACKEGNSSTIQRVLRRMKTECLQLSGVSYVCLIQHFAKLGKSSECVKLLDDMVCQGLKKSHLITFNSLLGKLCHNGFLGIAWKLFEHLRSRGSLNNKSSVEIYNTIMEAMLWRGHLYEILSLFKALVMEGCEPNENTYRILHRAISKVR